From the Candidatus Eisenbacteria bacterium genome, the window TGGGCCGGGGCTTCTTCGCGCAACCCACCGCGAGGGCGAGCGACGCGACGAGCGCGACGGTCAGGAACCGGGCGAGCGGATTGGCTGAGCGGCTCACGAAGTCCTCCTTTTCTTCGTACTGTGACCTACGGTCTCCCCAGTCCGCGGACGGACTGCAGACTGAGGGCGGGAGACCACGCCGGATTGTATTGGCCTCCTCTCCCGCCCGTCAACACGCGTTTGCCGGAACCGTCTGACGCCATGACGTGGATGCGCCGCTCGCCTCCCTGAAGCTTCGAGTAGACGAGGTGCCGGCCGTCCGCGGCCCATCGCGGATTCTCGTGCATCCCCTCGTTCGAGGTGAGCCGCTGCACGCCGCTCCCGTCGACCCTCATCGTGCAGATGTCGAAGACTCCGTCGAGGAGGCAGACGTAGGCGATCCGATCCCCCTTCGGGGACCAGTCGGGGCTGTCGCTCTGCTTCCCCACGAACGAGATGCGGCGGACGTTTCCGCCCCCGCGGTCCATCACGTACACCTGCGGGTTTCCGGAGCGGTCGCTCGTGAAGGCGATCTGGCCTCCGTCGGGACTGAAGCACGGCGAAGTGTCGATCGACGGGCTGAAAGTCAGGCGGGCCGGGGATCCGCCATCGGAGTCGGCGATGAAGATCTCGCTGTTGCCGTCCATGCTTCGCGTGAAAGCGATCCGCTTTCCGTCGGGGGACCAGGAGGCCGACGCGGACATCCCCCCGCCGGGAGAGACCCGCCAGTACTTCCCGTCGCGCAATCCGAGACCGACGACGGCCGCTTCGCCGCCTCCGAAGCTCGTGAAGGCCAGCCGGTCCCCTCCCGGAGCCCAGTCCGGGGAGAGGACGAGGGTCGACAGCTTGGTGAGCTGTTCCTCTCCCACGCCGTCGTAGTCGATCAGATGGATCTCTCGCGTCGTTCCATGCTCTCGCACGAAGGCGATCCGCGTCTGCGCGACTCCCCGCTCCCCTGTCATGTAGAGGACGATGTCGTCGGCGAAGGCGTGCACGGCCCACCTATCGGCCGTGTCGCCGAGGGCGTAGTCCTTCGTGAAGATGCGGGTCCCTGACGTTCCATCCCTCAGATTGCCGGTGAGGAGGATCCTTCCCCAGGAGAGCCTGATCGTCGCCGAGGCGATCGATCGAACTCCCGCCGGGAGGAGAGGATCCTGCAGGCCCGGTCCGGGGAGCGCCATCGGGCCGCGGCTCACGCGGAAGAACGAAGAGTAGGTCAGGTCGCGCTCGAGGAGGTCCTCGGGGGTCTCGCCGAGCTCGAAGCGGATCGGGGATGTGCCGCTCTCGTACAGGAAGGACTCGATGTGGATCGGGATGCGCGTGAGCGTCCCGGTCCGGATCTCGAGCTGGAATTCGTCCTGCGCGAGGACGCGCCCGACGAAGCAGGCGGACCAGAGGAAGAGCGCGGCGGCGATCGCCGCCCCCCGAAGAGCGATGCGCGCGGCGCGACTCCTAGTTCTCATAGACGAACCTCAGATGAATCCCTACCCAGTCGCCCGGGAAGTCCTGCGGGAGCGGCGGCAGGGGATTGGCCATCACCACGGCCCGAAGGGCCGCCGCGTCGAACACGCCCGTGCCGGATGGCTCCTCGACGTAG encodes:
- a CDS encoding Tol-Pal system beta propeller repeat protein TolB, with amino-acid sequence MRTRSRAARIALRGAAIAAALFLWSACFVGRVLAQDEFQLEIRTGTLTRIPIHIESFLYESGTSPIRFELGETPEDLLERDLTYSSFFRVSRGPMALPGPGLQDPLLPAGVRSIASATIRLSWGRILLTGNLRDGTSGTRIFTKDYALGDTADRWAVHAFADDIVLYMTGERGVAQTRIAFVREHGTTREIHLIDYDGVGEEQLTKLSTLVLSPDWAPGGDRLAFTSFGGGEAAVVGLGLRDGKYWRVSPGGGMSASASWSPDGKRIAFTRSMDGNSEIFIADSDGGSPARLTFSPSIDTSPCFSPDGGQIAFTSDRSGNPQVYVMDRGGGNVRRISFVGKQSDSPDWSPKGDRIAYVCLLDGVFDICTMRVDGSGVQRLTSNEGMHENPRWAADGRHLVYSKLQGGERRIHVMASDGSGKRVLTGGRGGQYNPAWSPALSLQSVRGLGRP